The window aacgGTATGATATCGTTcctatcttataaaaaaatccaCAGTATACacctaaaacaaagaaattagaTACTACATGCAAAATACTATACatttagaaaatacaaaaattagttacatatatagttaatttactaaacaaaatacattttgcattttttaaaataaattttattccCGCGGAGTACCGCGGATGAATATNGGAGAAACACTATGGGAAATTGTTTATCTTTATTTCATTAGAGTCTAGCCATTTCAATCGTATGAGACTGCCTGCCTTAGTGACTAAAATATTGTCATCTTATTCCTTTTCGTTGTTACTTACATGTACCCCAATATTTTTAAACCAATATCACAGCAAGAGTGTTAAGAATGGCAATAActtttggtttagttatctGGGCTGGGCGGGTCACAGGCAGAtaaggataagaagaagactAAGCATCAGTAAGAGACATGTCCAGTCGATGAGATTAAGAAgaaatagagaagaaagaaagaagagataatgtgtcggttttagttttttttttttttgggtaaataaCCTTTATcttatgtacttttttttaGTATGTCTAAACAttgtcatttttcctttttttttaaccaatttggtttctccattataatcttcatttggtaatatataatttggaaatttataataaattgtgtGATAAAAAGTGACAAATTTTCCCAGCAATTTTATAAAGGATGAATATTTTACCTATGAATTTACTCCACATTTTAAATTACGTATATAACTTAAACTTAAAAATagagataaattaataaaaattaattcgttaaatcaatatattttcttggtCCGAAATCTTTTTAATGGTTATGTTTAAGAATCGGCTAATTAATAACTCTATAAATGAACTCTATATATtatacactttttaaaaaatcatgaatatgTTTTATACTAACCAGAAGTGAGAGATGCTctagataatatattatatacacattcTTTTAATccattaattaaaagtttataaaagtaaacaattagtataactcatataaaaaaaatcaacatacttttattttcattgcacacataaactatatatgctAAATtgttagattatttttatatgaaactaacaaaaataggAAGCCAAATTATATTGTACTGATATTATTGAAAaactacaatataattaaaatactactatgtctacaatgaaaaaaaaaaacacttctcgacgatttaaatatttaataaacgGTATGATATCGTTcctatcttataaaaaaatccaCAGTATACacctaaaacaaagaaattagaTACTACATGCAAAATACTATACatttagaaaatacaaaaattagttacatatatagttaatttactaaacaaaatacattttgcattttttaaaataaattttattccCGCGGAGTACCGCGGATGAATATCtagttttttacaaatcacaaactaataacaaacaaaatcttgatGTAATAACAAGAGTaactacataacatttaaagttttaaaaatctattcaaatctcaaaccaataaccccacttaaaatgtgtagttttcaaataatTGTAATATCGAGTGTAGTATATATGTCCcaaaaaaaactggaaaacCAAATCACAAAAATCATTATATCACAAGTATATTCTCCAaatctaaaaatctaaaaatctgGTGTAACCCGAGATTATAACAGCACCTATGATCTGAgctttttaatcatatatataaacctaAATTCAACGATGAACCTCTCTATAGATTAGATATACACACCTCTTTTATTCACAAGCGCAATTCATCTCTCCAAAATTTCTCTGAGATCCATATATCCGGAGATGGAAATGACTTTTACAAGTCACGTTCCGGCTGGTGGTGGGTTTACAATGAACGTTAAACCAGTTGCCGGAAACGTACCACTGGCTGGTGGAGAGGGTAGCGGATTAAACGTTAATGTAGCTCAGGTTCATCCTCAGTCTGGTGGCGGTGGTGGCGGATTAAACGTTAATGTTCATCCTCCCGCTGGTGGCCTTGAACAAGTTAAGGATGAGATGAGCCCCTCAACGTAGAAACCCCTGACCCATCTTTGAAAATGGCTAACCCTAGAGTATTCTTTGATATGAGTATATGACCGTGGCCGGCAAACCGTTTGGTCGGATCGTGATGGAGTTATTCGCCCACACGACCCCTCGAACGGCGGAGAACTTCCGAGCCCTCTGTACTGACGAGAAAGGCATGGGGAAGCTTGGTAAGCCACTCCACTACAAGGGATCAATCATCCACAATCTGATCCCCGATCAAATGTTCTGTGGAGGAGATATCACTGCTGGTGACGGAACCGGAGGGGAATCAATCTATGAGGAAAGATTTTTCGAGGATGAGAACTTCATCAATAGGCTAACAGGTCCAGGTATCCTCGCCATGGCTAACCGTGGTATGGGCACCAACGAATCTCAGTTCATGATTTGCATGGACAGTACGTTTGACTACATTGATACGGAGCACGTCGTGTTTGGACAAGTTGTTGATGGATTGGATGTGATCAAGAGCATTGGAAAGGAGGTCGGAGATTCTATCCGCGCGCGTTCCCTGCCCGTGATGATCGCCGACTGCGGTCAGATCTCATAGATATAACATTTTATCCTGTAACgttgttatgtttttgttcttcgttAATTTGGTGTTTCCGTTTGAGTTTACATTGGCTCCCTTTGAATAGTATATTAATGATATGCGTCGAAGCACAAAGAAAATGCCTTAAGAATTTCATTTCACAAACTGTGTCTTTGTATCACACAAAGTTTCTTGAGATTGCAATCATTCTAATCTAATCAATtatcattgatatatatatgttcttaacCCTCCCGTGCTATGGCAGCGACAAAAATGATGAGTTTCTCTCGTGGACCCCGGCCAGCTCTTGTAGCCTTCGCTTGGCTTTTCACTTTCACCGCTACTTCGCTTTCCATGCATATCCAACCATTATAATTTACAAGTTAACATAGACAATATGGTcgtcattttaattttttttttgtgaacaacaTTTTATCTAAAAGCCTCCAACATACTTCTGTTTTCACCAGTTTAATTAGCTGTTCGTCTCAGTTTCTAGTTCTATTAGTCGTATACTTGTAGTGGGATTAATTATCGGTCTTACTAGCCAATAAAATCCATTAAGTATTTGTAGTGCTGCAGAACCCACTAATCACAGTCTAAGAACAAAAAGCTTCTCATATTAACAACTAGATATTTTGCTGAAAATGGATATAATAAAAGCTTTCAAGATTACAATAAACTAGATATAAAAGAGAGTCAAACGGTGTGACAAAACTATATCTCTATGTCTAGACAATAATAAGTTACCACATACCTTTTTCTGccaaatattttacatattctttatttttcaagaatgtttgtttttagggaaattcttatttttaattcaaattttggttaattttataaaaaaatcatgaattttataCGAAGTAATGTCTAAAAAATTGTgtgaatttgttttaaaaattcatgttttataAAAGTTAACAGGGGGACCTCGTAAAAAATTAGAATCTATGTAAGTTATTATTAACAGACTTCATTAAATTTGATGCAGTAACTGTCTTATGATTTTATCCAAAATCCCGTAGTATTAAGAATTAAGATATGTGAAGTActaatacattaaaaataaagagatgcATTTTTTCATGTACTACtatttttgtgaataaaatagaagaatttGACGGAAAACCGTGTTGATAGATGTTATGTCTAGtaattgatattatttcattagtaattatttaaattgtttgattaatatatggatacatgtcaatttttttcaatttttcatatgagttaataataataatgcaagtGCCATTGAAAGGCTTAAGGTTAACCCCAGCCGTCCGATTTCATATACTAATAAGATCTCATATGAAAAAGTGGTATTGATAGGCTTAGGTTAACTCCAGCCGTCAGATAGGCTTAGGTTAACTATAGCCGTCAGATCTCTTCCCCCAATACACGAACatcaaaattctgaaaaaataTCTTCTCCCGCTCCTATCCCAAATTCAAATTTCGAATTTTGATTCGGTCAAACACCCAACCGTtgcaattctctctctctatatctctcttCAATTCATTATACCTCTCACTCAAAATTCccaatttcaaaaaacaaaaaacaaaaaacgataCACAACACTCTCCTCTCTACTTTcgcgaaaaccctaatttctagATCTGTTTTCTCTACAAGCGCCTCTCTTCCGTTTCTAGATCTGAGGATCTACTCTCAAGTTTCTCCCTCAGAAACTCGCTACCATGGCTACCAAGCTCCCGCTTGAATCCAGCAACAACGCAAATGTCGCGAAACCTCGAGCCGCCGCGGCCGCCGGGAAGACGATCGAGGAAATGTACCAGAAGAAATCGCAGCTGGAACACATCCTTCTCCGTCCTGATACCTACATCGGATCGATTGAGAAACACACCCAATCGCTTTGGGTGTATGAGAATCAAGAGATGGTTTATCGTCCTGTTACCTACGTTCCTGGTTTGTATAAGATCTTTGATGAGATTCTCGTGAACGCCGCTGATAACAAACAGAGAGATCCGTCGATGGATTCTGTTCAAGTTGTGATCGATGTTGAGCAGAATCTGATTAGTGTTTGTAACACTGGAGATGGAGTTCCTGTGGAGATTCATCAGGAAGAAGGTATCTATGTGCCTGAGATGATTTTTGGTCATTTGTTGACGAGTAGTAACTACGATGATAATGTGAAGAAGACCACTGGTGGAAGAAACGGTTATGGTGCTAAGCTTACTAATATCTTCTCTACTGAGTTCGTCATAGAGACTGCTGACGGGAAGAGACTCAAGAAGTATAAGCAGGTATTGATTCGTTTCTTGCTTCTGTGTTGTTGATTCGTTTAGGGACTGAAGTTTTACTGGTTGGTGTTTCATATCTCTGGCGTAATTGATTTGTTGAGTTTATGATTCGTTTAGGAAATTAacttttactggtgatgatTAGGTCTTTGAGAACAATATGGGGAAGAAGTCAGAACCAGTTATAACCAAGTGCAAGAAGAGTGAGAACTGGACGAAGGTTACATTCAAACCAGATTTGACGAAGTTTAACATGACTGAGTTGGAGAGCGATGTGGTTGCTTTAATGAGTAAACGAGTGTTTGATATTGCTGGATGTTTGGGGAAGTCTGTCAAAGTTGAGCTGAATGGCAAACGAATACCAGTCAAGTCATTCACTGACTATGTGGATTTATACCTAAACGCGGCTAACAAAGCAAGGACTGAGCCTCTCCCAAGGTTTGTTCCTTTGATTTGCTGTTGCTCAGTtataacaattgtgtttcttggaATGTATCTTTGATCTTTGGTGTTTTCTGTGATTAGGATGACTGAGAAAGTTAATGACAGATGGGAAATATGTGTTAGCTTAAGTGATGGACAGTTTCAGCAGGTGTGTATACATTTTGCTGTGTATTAGTATTACCTTTGTTTCGTATGAAGAATGAGTAAAGCCTTAACAACGTTTTCTGCTGCTATCAGGTCAGCTTCGTCAACTCCATAGCCACGATCAAGGGTGGTACTCATGTTGATTATGTGACGAGTCAGATCACAAACTATATTGTGGGTATTGTaaacaaaaagagtaaaacCGCTAACGTTAAGAGCCATAATGTGAAGAACCATCTGTGGGTGTTTGTCAATGCACTTATTGACAATCCTGCTTTTGATtcccaaacaaaagaaactctGACTCTTCGACAGAGCAGTTTCGGATCAAAATGTGAGCTTTCAAAAGATATTCTGAAGAAAGGTATGGTGTGCTTTAcctgtctttatttttttggataagtGATCTAACTGATTTTTAGAAGAGTGATGAAtcctttttttgttatgtaatgTTTGTTTTAGTGGAAAAATCTGGCGTAGTGGAGAATCTACTTTCATGGGCCGATTTCAAGCAGAGCAAAGACCTAAAAAAAAGTGATGGAGCCAAAACAGGGAGGGTTGTAGTTGAGAAGTTAGAGGATGCAAACGAAGCTGGAGGGAAGAACTCTAAAAACTGTACGTTGATTTTGACTGAAGGTGATTCAGCCAAAAGTCTAGCTGTAAGTAATTCTGATCTATTGTTTCTGCCACCTTTCATTTTTTATCACAACACTCCTAATACTCGTTATGGTCAGGTGGCGGGTCTATCTGAAGTGGGTCAAGACTATTATGGTGTGTTTCCGCTTCGAGGAAAGCTATTGAATGTTAGGGAAGCCAGCACCACTCAGATTACAAACAATAAGGAAATtgagaacttaaaaaaaattcttgggCTAAAGCAACATATGAAGTACGAGAATGTTAACTCATTGAGATATGGCCATATGATGATCATGACTGATCAAGTATGTTTACAGTCTACTTCTTATCTTTACGCTCAGTGCagtattctatatatatatatatatatgttttcttgacgaaatctctctctctccaccttGTTCAGGATCATGATGGTTCCCATATAAAGGGGCTCCTAATCAATTTTATCCACTCTTTCTGGCCGTCGTTACTCAAAGTTCCATCATTCATAGTTGAGTTTATAACACCCATTGTGAAGGTAAGTAGAAAGACTTTATCCttctttcatagtttttttatagCGCTTGATATAGTAGATAAAAGAATGCTAACAACTTCCCTGAACATATCATACTCAGGCTAAGCACAAGAAGACTAAAaaagttttgtcatttttctcaATGCCTGAGTACGAAGACTGGAAAGAAAGTCTGAGGGGTAATGCAACCGGATGGACTATCAAATACTACAAGGTTTTCTTTCTGTTATAACTATTTAGAGACGAACTTTTTGTAAGTGCTCAAGTTCACTGCATACTAATTGTCCATATATCTTTCCAGGGGTTGGGTACAAGTGATAAGGTGGAGGCGAAAGAGTACTTTAGTAATCTTAGTCTTCACAAAAAGGATTTTGTTTGGGAGGATGAACAAGATGGAGAAGCCATTGAACTTGCTTTCAGTAAAAAGAAGATTGAAGCCCGAAAAAATTGGCTTTCGAACTATGTGGTATGGAGGATTTgagttatcttttaaaatatctgTTTTCTGCTTATTACATCTGCCTATTCTGATTTCCTCTATTCCATTCAGCCTGGCACTCATCTTGATCAGAGAGAACCGAAAGTTACATACAGTGACTTCGTGAACAAAGAACTGATCTTGTTCTCCATGGCGGATCTTCAACGGTCAATTCCCTCAATGGTTGATGGGCTCAAGCCCGGTCAGAGAAAGATACTTTTCTGTGCATTCAAGAAAAACTTAGTTAAAGAAATTAAGGTTGCCCAATTCGTTGGTTATGTATCGGAGAACTCAGCTTATCATCATGGCGAGCAGAGTCTTTCCAGCACTATCATAGGCATGGCACAGGATTATTTGGGCAGCAACAATATCAACTTACTTAAACCAAATGGCCAATTTGGTACACGAGCTTCGGTAAGGATAGCTAATAGACCAACTGTTCTCATTAATCTATGCTTGTGCTCATCATAGTGTACCCAATTGTAGGGTGGAAAAGATGCAGCTAGTGCAAGATACATTTTCACTGAACTCGCTCCTGCAACAAGGATCTTGTTTCCCAAGGATGATGATGTCCTACTTGATTACTTGAACGAAGATGGGCAAAAGATAGAGCCAACTTGGTAATTATTTCCCCTCCTTAAttgtttgttcttttctcttttcagaCTAGTTAACTTAATATGTTAATCCTGGTTAGGTACATGCCCATAATTCCAACTGTACTTGTCAATGGCTCTGAAGGCATTGGAACTGGGTGGAGCACGTTCATACCGAACTACAACCCTAGAGAG is drawn from Camelina sativa cultivar DH55 chromosome 1, Cs, whole genome shotgun sequence and contains these coding sequences:
- the LOC104788922 gene encoding DNA topoisomerase 2 isoform X1, yielding MATKLPLESSNNANVAKPRAAAAAGKTIEEMYQKKSQLEHILLRPDTYIGSIEKHTQSLWVYENQEMVYRPVTYVPGLYKIFDEILVNAADNKQRDPSMDSVQVVIDVEQNLISVCNTGDGVPVEIHQEEGIYVPEMIFGHLLTSSNYDDNVKKTTGGRNGYGAKLTNIFSTEFVIETADGKRLKKYKQVFENNMGKKSEPVITKCKKSENWTKVTFKPDLTKFNMTELESDVVALMSKRVFDIAGCLGKSVKVELNGKRIPVKSFTDYVDLYLNAANKARTEPLPRMTEKVNDRWEICVSLSDGQFQQVSFVNSIATIKGGTHVDYVTSQITNYIVGIVNKKSKTANVKSHNVKNHLWVFVNALIDNPAFDSQTKETLTLRQSSFGSKCELSKDILKKVFVLVEKSGVVENLLSWADFKQSKDLKKSDGAKTGRVVVEKLEDANEAGGKNSKNCTLILTEGDSAKSLAVAGLSEVGQDYYGVFPLRGKLLNVREASTTQITNNKEIENLKKILGLKQHMKYENVNSLRYGHMMIMTDQDHDGSHIKGLLINFIHSFWPSLLKVPSFIVEFITPIVKAKHKKTKKVLSFFSMPEYEDWKESLRGNATGWTIKYYKGLGTSDKVEAKEYFSNLSLHKKDFVWEDEQDGEAIELAFSKKKIEARKNWLSNYVPGTHLDQREPKVTYSDFVNKELILFSMADLQRSIPSMVDGLKPGQRKILFCAFKKNLVKEIKVAQFVGYVSENSAYHHGEQSLSSTIIGMAQDYLGSNNINLLKPNGQFGTRASGGKDAASARYIFTELAPATRILFPKDDDVLLDYLNEDGQKIEPTWYMPIIPTVLVNGSEGIGTGWSTFIPNYNPREIVANIRRRLNGESMVPMDPWYRGFKGTIEKTASKEGGCTYTITGLYEEVDDTTISITELPIRRWTDDYKQFLLSLKTDNGAPFLQDVRSYSDTSSVSFDLKLSEENMLEARQEGFLKKFKLTTTISTSNMHLFDKKGVIKKYASSEQILEEFFDLRHEYYEKRKDTMLRNLELELLKLENKVKFILGVVSGEIIVNNRKKADIVEDLRQRGFTPFPRKLMPVEAAVAGAVDAAEESEESSVDPADSADTYIPGSEYDYLLAMAIGSLTLEKVQELLSDRDKMIETVEDLKKHTPRSLWLRDLDSLDKELDKLDKADAKAQIERKVALEKIRASSGAVKAKKQAPKKPVAKKTTKKASESETTEASYSAMDTDNNVAEVVKPKGRQGGAKKKAPAAKEVQEDEMLDLAQRLAQYNFGSAAADSSKATETSKAIDVDDDDDDDVVVEVAAPAKKGGRKPAASKAAKPPAAPRKRGKQAVASTEVAAIGVSPEKKVRKMRSSPFNKKSSSVMSRLANKEEESSENVAGNSSSEKSEDVAVKSRPQRASRRRMTYVLIDSESESANDSEFDDIEDDEDDE
- the LOC104788922 gene encoding DNA topoisomerase 2 isoform X2; protein product: MATKLPLESSNNANVAKPRAAAAAGKTIEEMYQKKSQLEHILLRPDTYIGSIEKHTQSLWVYENQEMVYRPVTYVPGLYKIFDEILVNAADNKQRDPSMDSVQVVIDVEQNLISVCNTGDGVPVEIHQEEGIYVPEMIFGHLLTSSNYDDNVKKTTGGRNGYGAKLTNIFSTEFVIETADGKRLKKYKQVFENNMGKKSEPVITKCKKSENWTKVTFKPDLTKFNMTELESDVVALMSKRVFDIAGCLGKSVKVELNGKRIPVKSFTDYVDLYLNAANKARTEPLPRMTEKVNDRWEICVSLSDGQFQQVSFVNSIATIKGGTHVDYVTSQITNYIVGIVNKKSKTANVKSHNVKNHLWVFVNALIDNPAFDSQTKETLTLRQSSFGSKCELSKDILKKVEKSGVVENLLSWADFKQSKDLKKSDGAKTGRVVVEKLEDANEAGGKNSKNCTLILTEGDSAKSLAVAGLSEVGQDYYGVFPLRGKLLNVREASTTQITNNKEIENLKKILGLKQHMKYENVNSLRYGHMMIMTDQDHDGSHIKGLLINFIHSFWPSLLKVPSFIVEFITPIVKAKHKKTKKVLSFFSMPEYEDWKESLRGNATGWTIKYYKGLGTSDKVEAKEYFSNLSLHKKDFVWEDEQDGEAIELAFSKKKIEARKNWLSNYVPGTHLDQREPKVTYSDFVNKELILFSMADLQRSIPSMVDGLKPGQRKILFCAFKKNLVKEIKVAQFVGYVSENSAYHHGEQSLSSTIIGMAQDYLGSNNINLLKPNGQFGTRASGGKDAASARYIFTELAPATRILFPKDDDVLLDYLNEDGQKIEPTWYMPIIPTVLVNGSEGIGTGWSTFIPNYNPREIVANIRRRLNGESMVPMDPWYRGFKGTIEKTASKEGGCTYTITGLYEEVDDTTISITELPIRRWTDDYKQFLLSLKTDNGAPFLQDVRSYSDTSSVSFDLKLSEENMLEARQEGFLKKFKLTTTISTSNMHLFDKKGVIKKYASSEQILEEFFDLRHEYYEKRKDTMLRNLELELLKLENKVKFILGVVSGEIIVNNRKKADIVEDLRQRGFTPFPRKLMPVEAAVAGAVDAAEESEESSVDPADSADTYIPGSEYDYLLAMAIGSLTLEKVQELLSDRDKMIETVEDLKKHTPRSLWLRDLDSLDKELDKLDKADAKAQIERKVALEKIRASSGAVKAKKQAPKKPVAKKTTKKASESETTEASYSAMDTDNNVAEVVKPKGRQGGAKKKAPAAKEVQEDEMLDLAQRLAQYNFGSAAADSSKATETSKAIDVDDDDDDDVVVEVAAPAKKGGRKPAASKAAKPPAAPRKRGKQAVASTEVAAIGVSPEKKVRKMRSSPFNKKSSSVMSRLANKEEESSENVAGNSSSEKSEDVAVKSRPQRASRRRMTYVLIDSESESANDSEFDDIEDDEDDE